Proteins encoded within one genomic window of Elephas maximus indicus isolate mEleMax1 chromosome 21, mEleMax1 primary haplotype, whole genome shotgun sequence:
- the LOC126064620 gene encoding putative tripartite motif-containing protein 61 produces the protein MAFAVSLGNLLTEASCPICLDYLKDPVTIDCGHNFCCSCIHQYWIDLQDYFPCPVCLQQCPHGSLRRNTQLCNMIDIVKQLPTRRSKRKRQEEKPLCEKHNQELSLFCEKDLELLCPQCRISSNHQDHLLMPIEQAASSHRRKLKSYIESLRKHVGDAENGLG, from the exons ATGGCCTTTGCAGTCTCACTGGGCAACCTCCTCACAGAGGCCAGCTGCCCCATTTGCCTGGATTATCTGAAAGACCCTGTGACCATTGACTGCGGCCACAACTTCTGTTGCTCCTGCATCCACCAGTACTGGATTGATCTACAGGACTACTTCCCCTGTCCAGTCTGCCTCCAACAGTGTCCCCATGGAAGCCTCAGAAGGAACACTCAATTATGTAACATGATTGATATTGTTAAGCAACTTCCCACCAGGAGGAGCAAGAGGAAACGCCAGGAAGAGAAACCCCTGTGTGAGAAGCACAACCAGGAGCTTTCCCTATTCTGTGAGAAGGACCTGGAGCTACTATGTCCCCAGTGTAGGATCTCCTCCAACCACCAGGATCACCTCCTGATGCCCATTGAGCAAGCTGCATCAAGTCACAGGAGAAAGCTCAAAAGCTACATTGAGTCCCTGAGGAAGCATGTTGGGGATGCCGAAAATGGGTTAG GATAG